A genome region from Sebastes umbrosus isolate fSebUmb1 chromosome 22, fSebUmb1.pri, whole genome shotgun sequence includes the following:
- the znf219 gene encoding zinc finger protein 219 isoform X2, producing the protein MDSPPECVLSLSCEQPQSPPTLPSLDHSPQASSPHTQLSLPDSPVVLPIHSPEPSPQSPDTTPYFPLSPFPLHEDNNINHHDVDEDDDEEGLDGVPPSPTPAVALFPGGGGQEAGCSPCLDSSPPTTPSAPLLGFGALELALSSGQSGNCSDELDLQLFQKDTVTRAIPGVGGASPGPALRFPCHVCGKRFRFQSILSLHARAHSLDRDRRASALYRTGHPSATLKQHLKIQQNHKDLIQNHRSHPSQRILPGTLIQHLTEEEDVDGEVKGLDDCLQTDQNPNFLLDDSTPLTPPLTEDPVSVTPPYSSTIGEGASTPIAPTFRCHACKGKFRTASELARHVRILHNPYKCTLCPFSASQEESLASHLQECHPSPEVPALPPAYNSRLVIATPDTPVPTPTHTPAPAPAPSTPQVTAAATAAASPTLPAFRCETCGQRFTQSWFLKGHMRKHKDSLDHKCQVCGRGFKEPWFLKNHMKVHLNKLGLKAGLGTLGGPGGAEQQAKGSASNQSLNALYSSLLLAQQRGGRGGQGRSETGGRMGLGSSKSAILGYLGLPSDGSGASCMERLQAVAQVAEMGNGGGGGIGGSGVGDAGRGGGATRGGGTGETTASLTEGGDQATWWQLVARSLAVAQQQQQQQQQQQRPQQRGQQQGQRGPSRSSVITDADQVRAYLGGLDPREESGGAGGPWECPDCGKLFRSLQQVVVHARVHTQRPLKVGGGEEEGSGSRRGAGLGRGGSGEVRQESQLHGGGSQQTGEGRQESKLHGGGSQQAGAATGFHSVISSFKGENGLTAVSSIPSVPTRERVRGRGIKDCPYCGERPYKCPHCDYAGTQSGSLKYHLQRHHREQRNALSASSNSSSSGLTSTINSLTSGTSGLAKQRRSQPNHCPVNRGQTDSPTPRPSQQSWLLGLPDQREHRKALAALRDVDLETQYRYLSGVMGALYQGGMEGGWIRESPPPKAPKVSRRKPLTTSRMVQPSNDKEGPAPSTQGAGFEPLDLSRRPSPGLEDGGMTVGEGVGVGGVDGGGDSSTGVKLSQCLFCPFRTSSAELMAMHLQVNHTSKSRRKRAPSTTLDDNGAPKATKPRTDRSDLDSLTIWRHVTEAESQAPLGEWSSTQAKTLNGLSEDTEDHLDDILDHPDVASVSKNVRDGLAVKGKMEVDEEEQEEELEENLENSSLEDSEDQDLRMSLALSPALSSNHMVGEEERVLTD; encoded by the exons ATGGATTCTCCGCCAGAGTGTGTGCTGTCTCTTTCTTGTGAGCAGCCCCAGTCTCCCCCAACACTGCCATCCCTGGACCACAGCCCCCAggcctcctctcctcacacCCAGCTCTCTCTACCTGACAGCCCCGTTGTCCTGCCCATTCACAGCCCCGAACCTTCCCCTCAGAGCCCGGACACCACGCCTtatttccccctctctcccttcccCCTCCACGAAGACAATAACATCAATCACCACGACGTTGATGAAGACGATGACGAGGAAGGGCTGGACGGCGTTCCTCCATCCCCGACGCCGGCAGTGGCGCTGTTCCCAGGAGGAGGGGGACAAGAAGCTGGATGCAGCCCTTGTTTGGACTCCTCTCCACCAACCACACCATCGGCGCCACTCCTCGGGTTTGGAGCCCTGGAGCTGGCCCTCTCATCTGGGCAGAGCGGAAACTGCAGCGACGAGCTAGACCTCCAGTTGTTCCAGAAAGACACTGTTACCAGGGCGATACCTGGAGTGGGAGGGGCCTCACCGGGTCCTGCGCTCAGGTTTCCCTGTCACGTATGCGGAAAGAGATTCCGATTCCAAAGCATTTTGTCGCTTCATGCCCGAGCTCACAGTCTGGACCGAGACCGCAGAGCTTCAGCCCTATACCGGACTGGACACCCCTCAGCAACCCTAAAGCAGCACCTCAAAATCCAACAGAACCACAAAGACTTAATCCAGAATCACAGAAGTCACCCAAGCCAGCGTATACTGCCAGGGACTCTCATCCAGCATCTCACAGAAGAAGAGGATGTTGACGGTGAGGTCAAAGGTCTAGATGATTGCCTACAGACGGACCAGAACCCAAACTTTTTACTGGATGACAGCACACCATTGACCCCTCCACTTACAGAGGACCCTGTTTCTGTAACCCCTCCCTATTCTTCTACCATTGGGGAGGGGGCATCCACTCCTATAGCGCCTACGTTTCGCTGCCATGCCTGCAAAGGAAAATTCCGCACGGCTTCGGAGTTGGCACGCCACGTCCGCATTCTCCACAACCCGTATAAATGCACTCTTTGTCCTTTCTCTGCCAGCCAAGAAGAGAGCCTGGCATCTCACTTGCAAGAGTGCCACCCTTCCCCTGAGGTACCTGCTCTGCCACCAGCCTACAATTCCAGGCTGGTCATCGCAACCCCTGATACTCCTGTGCCCACCCCGACCCATACCCCAGCCCCAGCCCCAGCCCCAAGTACCCCTCAAGTGACGGCAGCAGCTACAGCAGCTGCGTCCCCCACACTGCCAGCATTTCGCTGTGAAACTTGCGGACAGCGGTTTACCCAGTCTTGGTTCCTGAAGGGACACATGCGAAAGCACAAGGACTCATTGGACCATAAGTGCCAGGTATGCGGCCGTGGCTTCAAAGAGCCTTGGTTTCTGAAAAACCACATGAAAGTACATCTCAACAAGCTCGGGCTGAAGGCCGGGCTGGGAACTCTTGGGGGACCAGGAGGTGCAGAGCAGCAAGCCAAAGGCTCTGCTAGTAATCAGTCTCTCAACGCCCTCTATTCAAGCCTCCTTCTGGCCCAGCAAAGAGGTGGTAGAGGCGGACAAGGAAGATCAGAAACTGGAGGCAGAATGGGGTTGGGATCAAGCAAGTCAGCCATCCTCGGCTACCTTGGATTGCCCAGTGATGGCAGTGGGGCCAGCTGCATGGAGAGACTTCAAGCAGTGGCTCAGGTGGCAGAGATGGGaaatggtggtggtggcggcatTGGCGGCTCAGGAGTAGGGGacgcaggaagaggagggggtgCAACTAGAGGAGGGGGCACAGGTGAAACTACCGCATCACTTACAGAAGGAGGGGACCAGGCAACTTGGTGGCAGCTGGTGGCTCGCAGCCTTGCAgtagctcagcagcagcagcagcagcagcagcagcagcagaggcctCAGCAGCGAGGCCAGCAGCAAGGCCAGCGAGGCCCAAGTCGGAGCTCGGTGATCACAGACGCTGACCAAGTCAGAGCCTACCTCGGAGGCCTGGATCCAAGAGAAGAATCCGGCGGAGCAGGAGGGCCATGGGAATGCCCAGACTGTGGAAAGCTATTCCGCAGCCTGCAGCAGGTGGTGGTTCATGCTCGTGTTCACACTCAGAGGCCTCTGAAAGTAGGCGGCGGCGAAGAGGAGGGGAGTGGTAGCCGTAGAGGAGCGGGGCTAGGAAGAGGAGGCAGCGGTGAAGTGAGACAGGAATCTCAGCTACACGGTGGTGGATCCCAACAAACAGGAGAAGGGAGGCAGGAATCAAAACTGCACGGTGGTGGATCACAACAAGCAGGAGCAGCTACGGGGTTTCACTCTGTCATCTCAAGCTTCAAAG GAGAAAATGGCCTGACAGCAGTCTCCTCCATACCTTCAGTTCCCACCAGGGAGCGAGTGCGTGGTAGAGGGATAAAAGACTGCCCCTACTGTG gtgAGAGACCCtacaaatgtccccactgtgaCTATGCGGGTACCCAGTCGGGCTCTCTGAAGTACCACCTCCAGCGGCACCACAGGGAGCAGCGCAACGCCTTGTCAGCCTCCTCCAATTCCTCCTCCAGTGGTCTCACCTCCACTATCAACAGTTTGACCTCTGGAACCTCTGGGCTGGCCAAGCAGCGCCGATCCCAGCCCAACCACTGCCCGGTCAACCGAGGCCAAACTGACTCCCCAACCCCTCGACCCAGCCAGCAGTCCTGGCTCCTGGGGCTTCCGGACCAGCGGGAGCATCGGAAGGCCTTGGCGGCTCTAAGGGATGTCGATTTGGAGACCCAGTACCGGTATCTGTCTGGGGTGATGGGGGCCCTTTACCAGGGTGGAATGGAAGGAGGCTGGATCAGGGAGTCTCCCCCACCGAAGGCCCCTAAAGTGTCCCGTCGTAAGCCCCTTACTACTAGCCGAATGGTTCAGCCGTCGAACGACAAGGAAGGGCCTGCGCCTTCAACTCAAGGAGCTGGGTTTGAACCCCTGGATCTGTCCCGTCGCCCTTCACCTGGCCTTGAGGATGGAGGCATGACCGTAGGGGAGGGAGTGGGTGTCGGTGGTGTGGATGGCGGAGGGGATAGTTCAACAGGGGTTAAACTGAGCCAATGTTTGTTCTGCCCTTTCCGTACGTCTTCAGCAGAGCTGATGGCCATGCACCTCCAGGTCAACCACACCAGTAAGTCCAGGCGCAAAAGAGCCCCTTCTACCACCTTGGATGATAACGGAGCCCCGAAGGCCACCAAGCCCCGGACGGATCGCTCTGACCTTGACTCTCTGACAATATGGAGGCATGTGACTGAGGCAGAGTCCCAGGCACCCCTGGGGGAATGGTCCTCAACGCAGGCCAAGACCCTGAATGGGCTCTCTGAGGATACAGAAGACCATCTGGACGACATCCTCGACCACCCAGACGTGGCCTCAGTATCCAAGAATGTGAGAGACGGTCTGGCGGTCAAGGGAAAGATGGAGGTGGATGAGGAGGAACAAGAGGAGGAATTGGAGGAGAATTTGGAGAACAGCAGTCTGGAGGATTCAGAGGACCAGGATCTGAGGATGTCCCTCGCTCTTTCACCAGCCCTGAGCTCCAACCACAtggtgggagaggaggaaagagtcttaacagattaa
- the znf219 gene encoding zinc finger protein 219 isoform X1, which yields MDSPPECVLSLSCEQPQSPPTLPSLDHSPQASSPHTQLSLPDSPVVLPIHSPEPSPQSPDTTPYFPLSPFPLHEDNNINHHDVDEDDDEEGLDGVPPSPTPAVALFPGGGGQEAGCSPCLDSSPPTTPSAPLLGFGALELALSSGQSGNCSDELDLQLFQKDTVTRAIPGVGGASPGPALRFPCHVCGKRFRFQSILSLHARAHSLDRDRRASALYRTGHPSATLKQHLKIQQNHKDLIQNHRSHPSQRILPGTLIQHLTEEEDVDGEVKGLDDCLQTDQNPNFLLDDSTPLTPPLTEDPVSVTPPYSSTIGEGASTPIAPTFRCHACKGKFRTASELARHVRILHNPYKCTLCPFSASQEESLASHLQECHPSPEVPALPPAYNSRLVIATPDTPVPTPTHTPAPAPAPSTPQVTAAATAAASPTLPAFRCETCGQRFTQSWFLKGHMRKHKDSLDHKCQVCGRGFKEPWFLKNHMKVHLNKLGLKAGLGTLGGPGGAEQQAKGSASNQSLNALYSSLLLAQQRGGRGGQGRSETGGRMGLGSSKSAILGYLGLPSDGSGASCMERLQAVAQVAEMGNGGGGGIGGSGVGDAGRGGGATRGGGTGETTASLTEGGDQATWWQLVARSLAVAQQQQQQQQQQQRPQQRGQQQGQRGPSRSSVITDADQVRAYLGGLDPREESGGAGGPWECPDCGKLFRSLQQVVVHARVHTQRPLKVGGGEEEGSGSRRGAGLGRGGSGEVRQESQLHGGGSQQTGEGRQESKLHGGGSQQAGAATGFHSVISSFKGENGLTAVSSIPSVPTRERVRGRGIKDCPYCGKAFRSSHHLKVHLRVHTGERPYKCPHCDYAGTQSGSLKYHLQRHHREQRNALSASSNSSSSGLTSTINSLTSGTSGLAKQRRSQPNHCPVNRGQTDSPTPRPSQQSWLLGLPDQREHRKALAALRDVDLETQYRYLSGVMGALYQGGMEGGWIRESPPPKAPKVSRRKPLTTSRMVQPSNDKEGPAPSTQGAGFEPLDLSRRPSPGLEDGGMTVGEGVGVGGVDGGGDSSTGVKLSQCLFCPFRTSSAELMAMHLQVNHTSKSRRKRAPSTTLDDNGAPKATKPRTDRSDLDSLTIWRHVTEAESQAPLGEWSSTQAKTLNGLSEDTEDHLDDILDHPDVASVSKNVRDGLAVKGKMEVDEEEQEEELEENLENSSLEDSEDQDLRMSLALSPALSSNHMVGEEERVLTD from the exons ATGGATTCTCCGCCAGAGTGTGTGCTGTCTCTTTCTTGTGAGCAGCCCCAGTCTCCCCCAACACTGCCATCCCTGGACCACAGCCCCCAggcctcctctcctcacacCCAGCTCTCTCTACCTGACAGCCCCGTTGTCCTGCCCATTCACAGCCCCGAACCTTCCCCTCAGAGCCCGGACACCACGCCTtatttccccctctctcccttcccCCTCCACGAAGACAATAACATCAATCACCACGACGTTGATGAAGACGATGACGAGGAAGGGCTGGACGGCGTTCCTCCATCCCCGACGCCGGCAGTGGCGCTGTTCCCAGGAGGAGGGGGACAAGAAGCTGGATGCAGCCCTTGTTTGGACTCCTCTCCACCAACCACACCATCGGCGCCACTCCTCGGGTTTGGAGCCCTGGAGCTGGCCCTCTCATCTGGGCAGAGCGGAAACTGCAGCGACGAGCTAGACCTCCAGTTGTTCCAGAAAGACACTGTTACCAGGGCGATACCTGGAGTGGGAGGGGCCTCACCGGGTCCTGCGCTCAGGTTTCCCTGTCACGTATGCGGAAAGAGATTCCGATTCCAAAGCATTTTGTCGCTTCATGCCCGAGCTCACAGTCTGGACCGAGACCGCAGAGCTTCAGCCCTATACCGGACTGGACACCCCTCAGCAACCCTAAAGCAGCACCTCAAAATCCAACAGAACCACAAAGACTTAATCCAGAATCACAGAAGTCACCCAAGCCAGCGTATACTGCCAGGGACTCTCATCCAGCATCTCACAGAAGAAGAGGATGTTGACGGTGAGGTCAAAGGTCTAGATGATTGCCTACAGACGGACCAGAACCCAAACTTTTTACTGGATGACAGCACACCATTGACCCCTCCACTTACAGAGGACCCTGTTTCTGTAACCCCTCCCTATTCTTCTACCATTGGGGAGGGGGCATCCACTCCTATAGCGCCTACGTTTCGCTGCCATGCCTGCAAAGGAAAATTCCGCACGGCTTCGGAGTTGGCACGCCACGTCCGCATTCTCCACAACCCGTATAAATGCACTCTTTGTCCTTTCTCTGCCAGCCAAGAAGAGAGCCTGGCATCTCACTTGCAAGAGTGCCACCCTTCCCCTGAGGTACCTGCTCTGCCACCAGCCTACAATTCCAGGCTGGTCATCGCAACCCCTGATACTCCTGTGCCCACCCCGACCCATACCCCAGCCCCAGCCCCAGCCCCAAGTACCCCTCAAGTGACGGCAGCAGCTACAGCAGCTGCGTCCCCCACACTGCCAGCATTTCGCTGTGAAACTTGCGGACAGCGGTTTACCCAGTCTTGGTTCCTGAAGGGACACATGCGAAAGCACAAGGACTCATTGGACCATAAGTGCCAGGTATGCGGCCGTGGCTTCAAAGAGCCTTGGTTTCTGAAAAACCACATGAAAGTACATCTCAACAAGCTCGGGCTGAAGGCCGGGCTGGGAACTCTTGGGGGACCAGGAGGTGCAGAGCAGCAAGCCAAAGGCTCTGCTAGTAATCAGTCTCTCAACGCCCTCTATTCAAGCCTCCTTCTGGCCCAGCAAAGAGGTGGTAGAGGCGGACAAGGAAGATCAGAAACTGGAGGCAGAATGGGGTTGGGATCAAGCAAGTCAGCCATCCTCGGCTACCTTGGATTGCCCAGTGATGGCAGTGGGGCCAGCTGCATGGAGAGACTTCAAGCAGTGGCTCAGGTGGCAGAGATGGGaaatggtggtggtggcggcatTGGCGGCTCAGGAGTAGGGGacgcaggaagaggagggggtgCAACTAGAGGAGGGGGCACAGGTGAAACTACCGCATCACTTACAGAAGGAGGGGACCAGGCAACTTGGTGGCAGCTGGTGGCTCGCAGCCTTGCAgtagctcagcagcagcagcagcagcagcagcagcagcagaggcctCAGCAGCGAGGCCAGCAGCAAGGCCAGCGAGGCCCAAGTCGGAGCTCGGTGATCACAGACGCTGACCAAGTCAGAGCCTACCTCGGAGGCCTGGATCCAAGAGAAGAATCCGGCGGAGCAGGAGGGCCATGGGAATGCCCAGACTGTGGAAAGCTATTCCGCAGCCTGCAGCAGGTGGTGGTTCATGCTCGTGTTCACACTCAGAGGCCTCTGAAAGTAGGCGGCGGCGAAGAGGAGGGGAGTGGTAGCCGTAGAGGAGCGGGGCTAGGAAGAGGAGGCAGCGGTGAAGTGAGACAGGAATCTCAGCTACACGGTGGTGGATCCCAACAAACAGGAGAAGGGAGGCAGGAATCAAAACTGCACGGTGGTGGATCACAACAAGCAGGAGCAGCTACGGGGTTTCACTCTGTCATCTCAAGCTTCAAAG GAGAAAATGGCCTGACAGCAGTCTCCTCCATACCTTCAGTTCCCACCAGGGAGCGAGTGCGTGGTAGAGGGATAAAAGACTGCCCCTACTGTGGTAAAGCCTTCCGCTCTTCACACCATCTCAAAGTGCACCTGAGAGTTCACACAG gtgAGAGACCCtacaaatgtccccactgtgaCTATGCGGGTACCCAGTCGGGCTCTCTGAAGTACCACCTCCAGCGGCACCACAGGGAGCAGCGCAACGCCTTGTCAGCCTCCTCCAATTCCTCCTCCAGTGGTCTCACCTCCACTATCAACAGTTTGACCTCTGGAACCTCTGGGCTGGCCAAGCAGCGCCGATCCCAGCCCAACCACTGCCCGGTCAACCGAGGCCAAACTGACTCCCCAACCCCTCGACCCAGCCAGCAGTCCTGGCTCCTGGGGCTTCCGGACCAGCGGGAGCATCGGAAGGCCTTGGCGGCTCTAAGGGATGTCGATTTGGAGACCCAGTACCGGTATCTGTCTGGGGTGATGGGGGCCCTTTACCAGGGTGGAATGGAAGGAGGCTGGATCAGGGAGTCTCCCCCACCGAAGGCCCCTAAAGTGTCCCGTCGTAAGCCCCTTACTACTAGCCGAATGGTTCAGCCGTCGAACGACAAGGAAGGGCCTGCGCCTTCAACTCAAGGAGCTGGGTTTGAACCCCTGGATCTGTCCCGTCGCCCTTCACCTGGCCTTGAGGATGGAGGCATGACCGTAGGGGAGGGAGTGGGTGTCGGTGGTGTGGATGGCGGAGGGGATAGTTCAACAGGGGTTAAACTGAGCCAATGTTTGTTCTGCCCTTTCCGTACGTCTTCAGCAGAGCTGATGGCCATGCACCTCCAGGTCAACCACACCAGTAAGTCCAGGCGCAAAAGAGCCCCTTCTACCACCTTGGATGATAACGGAGCCCCGAAGGCCACCAAGCCCCGGACGGATCGCTCTGACCTTGACTCTCTGACAATATGGAGGCATGTGACTGAGGCAGAGTCCCAGGCACCCCTGGGGGAATGGTCCTCAACGCAGGCCAAGACCCTGAATGGGCTCTCTGAGGATACAGAAGACCATCTGGACGACATCCTCGACCACCCAGACGTGGCCTCAGTATCCAAGAATGTGAGAGACGGTCTGGCGGTCAAGGGAAAGATGGAGGTGGATGAGGAGGAACAAGAGGAGGAATTGGAGGAGAATTTGGAGAACAGCAGTCTGGAGGATTCAGAGGACCAGGATCTGAGGATGTCCCTCGCTCTTTCACCAGCCCTGAGCTCCAACCACAtggtgggagaggaggaaagagtcttaacagattaa